In one window of Amblyomma americanum isolate KBUSLIRL-KWMA chromosome 9, ASM5285725v1, whole genome shotgun sequence DNA:
- the LOC144103369 gene encoding uncharacterized protein LOC144103369, with product MKSAKFKALVLLLLRDVAPVVLVAKVLPRCFASTDAEASRRLLNRTLTAALKRMPCVDILNPDHRFLDAMKAPKRHLFAADGYHLSAGEGIQELAEVFVRGLAKFYGAGILALFSGAPARMKQTSSSSPVVE from the exons ATGAAGTCGGCGAAATTCAAG GCCCTTgtcctgcttctgctgcgcgacgtGGCACCTGTCGTGCTTGTGGCAAAGGTGTTGCCACGGTGTTTTGCCTCGACGGACGCGGAGGCAAGTCGTCGCTTGCTGAACCGCACGTTGACGGCTGCGCTGAAGCGGATGCCGTGTGTGGACATCTTGAACCCAGAC catcgcttcctgGATGCAATGAAGGCACCCAAGAGGCACCTTTTCGCCGCTGATGGCTATCACCTGTCAGCTGGTGAAGGTATCCAGGAGCTGGCGGAGGTCTTCGTCAGGGGCCTAGCAAAATTCTATGGAGCGGGCATCCTGGCACTGTTCTCAGGTGCACCTGCCAG GATGAAGCAGACATCTAGTTCCTCTCCAGTGGTTGAATGA